The Culex quinquefasciatus strain JHB chromosome 2, VPISU_Cqui_1.0_pri_paternal, whole genome shotgun sequence genome contains the following window.
aaaggtagatagagagagagagaaaggtagatagagagagagagaaaggtagaaagagagagagaaaagctAGATAGAGAAATGTAGATAGAGAgagaacgagagagagagagagagagagagatgtaGATTGGCAGCAATATTTGGGTGTCCGATTATGTATGTTTACATTCCCGCAgtagtaattttttttgatcttttaagaGATTGATGATGTTTATCTGATGCTGTTTATTTAATCTTGTATAACTGAGAGTTTGAGAGAAATATTGGATAGGTTTGAATATCGCGGCATAAAATTGGCCGCAAAGCTTTAATGCCGAGATGGGAAAACAGTTGACCGAGTCATGGACTAGCAGCTAAAGAGCGAGCCGATTGTGGACCAAAAGAAGTATGTGGCTTAACAcatgtaagatttttttttatggagaagAGGAGAGATGTGTGGCGTGATACACCCTGTTGCGGTGAATGCGAACGCACTCCATTGGATGTAGTCGAATAAGCCCCTCGTACGCTGGGCCCGACGCAGCCAAGCGCTGACAGCGCATGGACGCAGCCACGCAAACGGTTCGGTGACAGCTGGCAAAGCAGGTCCAGCTCTCGTCCTCTTTCCTCGAGCGACGCTCGGGCAGATCGGATGTCAGTCCGCACTGGTCATCCTCGGCAGACGATTTCCCGGGCGGAATCTGGTCTCACACAAGACTGTTCAGGgtgatttttgaaatgattAGAAAACCTAAATTGAAAATCGTATTTTGGATCACCGAGAGCCAAAGGTAGAGGGCACCGCCTCTCAAAGGTCCAACATTTATAGTTCAAGTCGAATTGTTGCATAGGGTGGTGGCGAAAAGTTTACGCGCCGGTAATCAATGACCGATTGGAGGTCCAAACGCGCGTTTGGCCACCTCGCTCTCGATTACATCAATTTGGCGGGACTGCTGACAGCGGCTGTCAGCTGGTGGACggcaaaatcaaacaaatgtgACATGGAGATTTGTCCTGAACAGAGTGTGGACAAATATTTCGAGTGTAGTTGCGCTGCTGGGGCGGACGGACTAATGTTGACAAATTGTTTAATGGGTAAAGTAGCCACTTTAATAGCCGCGATGTCGTTAGGAGTTACGGGTTTTCTTTCAACGACACTTGTTGCTGTCCACGCGCACACAAAAGTGTATCACTTGACAAATAGGACAGGGAGGTTTCGGAGCACACGAGACCCTTGAACAGGTCACGAGCAAAAGGGTCAACCGAAAACTAATTGCCGCGGTCGGTGTATTTCTCAACGTTGTTGACCAAGTCGTTGTACAACAGTTTTACGGCGTCCTTTGCGAACAAAAAGTCCATGTGATTGAACAAATCCAACTCAATCAAGTGACTCTCGAGCAGGTTCGGCAGCTGTGTGGCCAACCGTCGAACGTCGTCCACGTGTGCCATGTAGTCGTTGGCTCCGTAGTGCAGAACCACGGGTGTGGTCACCCGGGTGAGGTTGTACGCCGGTGGTTCCGCTTGGCCGTACTCGTACAGGTTCTTCACCTTGCCGTAATCGTACCGGCGGAACTGACCCGAAAGTACCTCCTGGCCAAAGTGGACCAGCTGTTTGGTGGATGAGCCTGCCGGGATGTGGCCGAGGATGATGGGGACCATGACCTTGAAAAAAGAAGTCTTTTAGTTACTGAAACCAGATTCAGATTATGTTGAAAACCTACGGGATCGATTTGGTCTGGGTTGGCTCCCGCTAGCAGGAACATCACGTTTAGACACAGGTTGTTGGATTGCGATGTCGGGCAGATCAGCTTTGCCAGCTCCAGCAGCACACTGGGTATTGGTTTGAACTCTCCCAGCCCGAAAAAGTCGATCATTGTCTAGAAGTGAAAATTAGTTCGCTGTTATTGGCaggaaaaaaaacgcaaaaaaagtttggacaaaaaaaaagtattcagaaaaaaatgcagtGATAAAAAATATTCGCCAAAAATACCTGCTTCATTTTACCATTATCATCCAacgtaaaaaacattttgcaaagtttttccattatttttattagatttttagtttcaatagacccaataaacaacatttcattttGACTTTGAGTCGGGGGTTGTTCTAAGTTCTCCCAAAAGACCGGTTATTAGCGTTTTAATACTAGCTTTATTTAGACGATCTTAGCACGGCGAGAACTAGAGAGAGACTGACTCAAGCGTCCAGTGCTGCgagtgtgtgagtgagtgttAGTGTAATGACGAGGGGTCTGGCAATATCATAACATCCTCTCTTTTCTCTAAAAACAATATTCCAAAACTACAACTTATAATCTTTAAACTTCTCTGGAATTCTGGTAACCCTTTTCGGTCGCTCGACTTTCTGCGGTGTAATCGTCCGATTCCTCTCCTGCCGCTCCTGTCGGATCGGCAACGGTGTAACAGCCAACTCCCTCGGTGTTGACATTTCCGCAAGCGTTGACGTTTCAGGCTGCAGCACGCACGGCTGCACGGCTTGTTGACCTTGTTGACAAACGGTTTCATCTACCGTGGCTTCTCTGCGTTCCTCCCGGGTGTTGAGCTGTTGGTGATCGTTCTCGTCGGTTGTTTCCTCCTCCCGATAATTCATCACGCAGGATGACGACTGGCGGTCAGGCAGCGTAGCGGGTTCTTTACGCGGCTTCAGATGTACCAGCGATCGGCGGTAATCGGCACCTCCCACGTTCACCTGGTATGAGCGTTCGTTGAGTCGGTTCGTGATGGTGCCCTGTGTCCACAGCTTGGAAGTCTCCGGATTCAGCTGCACGTATACCGGGGATCCAACTTCCAGTTCCGGTAAGTTTCGTGCCTTTCGGTCGTAGCACAGCTTCGATCGCTTCCGATTGGCTTCAATTTTAGCGGGAACATCTTCCTCCACCCTAGGCACAAGGTGGGTTGCGGCAGTTGGCACACCACAGCGAGTTGAACGGGACAGCAAGCGTGATGCTGGACTGGATCCGACGTTGTTCGGAATGTTTCGCCAATGCAGCAACGAAAACCAAAAGTCGGATTCACTTTCAGCTGCCTTCTTCATCAGCTGCTTGGCAATCTTGACCGCGGCCTCAGCCTTGCCGTTGGATTGTTGGTGGTGTGGTGCCGACGTGACAAGCTCAAAGTCCCAGTTGTTGGCGAACTGCACCATTTTTCGGTTGGCAAAGTTGGTTCCGTTGTCGGTGACGACACGTTGGGGCACACCAAACCTCGCGAAGTTCTGTTTGCAGGCGTTGATCACGGATTCCGGACTCAGATCTTTCAGCAGGTTCACTTCGAAAAAGTCCGAGTAGTGATCGACGGTGATCAGGAACTTGTGCTTGACGCCGCTCTGCTCAGCGAAGAAGACATCCATTGACACGAGTTGGAACGGATGTACCGGAATTTCGTGACTTTTCATCGGAGGGTTTTGTTGAGACGCGGCAAACTTTGCACAGACAGAGCACCCTTTCACCGCGTTCTTGATCTCTGACGTCATGCCCGGCCAGAACAGGTTCGCCCTTGCCAACCGTAGTGTTGCTTCGATGCCGTTGTGGCTTGCGTGACAACTCTCGATCATCTTCCGGCGGAGGATATATGGGACCACAATCCTGTCACTGCGGAAGACCAGCCCATCCTGGGTAGACAGTTCATGCCGATATCCAAAGAAGATTTTGACGGCGTCCGGAACTTGATCGGCAGAGGCAGGCCATCCACCTCGAACGTAGCCGATGACGTGCTGGAGTGGGGTGTCCTTTTCAGTCTCCCGCATGAGATCGTTCAGTTTGGCGCTCGACACACCTAAGAAGCTGCTGAGTTTCACCTCTTGGATTTCTTCGAAGATCTTGAAGATGTCCTGCTTCTTGTAGAAGTCGTCTCCTTCTGCTCCGCTGGCTGGTGCACGTGACAAAGCATCCGCAACCACATTGTCCTTTCCCGTAACGAACTCCGTTGACAGCTTGTACCGCTGTAGGTTGAGCAACATGTGTTGCAGCCGCCGTGGTGCTGACAAAAGCGGTTTCTTGAAGATGTTCACCAGTGGCTTGTGGTCGGTCCTGACGGTCGCTTTTGGATTTCCAACTATCAGCTGGTCGAATCTGGTACAGGCAAAAGTATCGCCAGGAGTTCTTTTTCGATCTGCGCGTAGTTTTTTCAGTTGCCGTGAGGGTTCGCGACGCGTATCCAACCACTTCGTCGCGCTGATACACGACCACACCGAGACCGATGCTGCTAGCGTCACATTCAATGGTGATTGGCTGGTTGACATCGT
Protein-coding sequences here:
- the LOC119767597 gene encoding uncharacterized protein LOC119767597 isoform X1; protein product: MVPCVHSLEVSGFSCTYTGDPTSSSGTRWVAAVGTPQRVERDSKRDAGLDPTLFGMFRQCSNENQKSDSLSAAFFISCLAILTAASALPLDCWWCGADVTSSKSQLLANCTIFRLAKLVPLSVTTRWGTPNLAKFCLQALITDSGLRSFSRFTSKKSE